A genomic segment from Bradyrhizobium sp. ISRA430 encodes:
- the ntrC gene encoding nitrogen regulation protein NR(I) encodes MPAGSILVADDDTAIRTVLNQALSRAGYEVRLTGNAATLWRWVSQGEGDLVITDVVMPDENAFDLLPRIKKMRPNLPVIVMSAQNTFMTAIRASERGAYEYLPKPFDLKELIAIVGRALAEPKERTPSPDEDAEMEAIPLVGRSPAMQEIYRVLARLMQTDLTVMITGESGTGKELVARALHDYGKRRNGPFVAVNMAAIPRDLIESELFGHERGAFTGANTRASGRFEQAEGGTLFLDEIGDMPMEAQTRLLRVLQQGEYTTVGGRTPIKTDVRIVAASNKDLRVLIQQGLFREDLFFRLNVVPLRLPPLRERIEDLPDLVRHFFALAEKDGLPPKKLDALALERLKQHRWPGNVRELENLARRLAALYPQDVITSSVIDGELAPPSVSPGTAVQQGVDNLGGAVEAYLSSHFQGFPNGMPPPGLYHRILKEIEVPLLTAALAATRGNQIRAADLLGLNRNTLRKKIRDLDIQVYRSGG; translated from the coding sequence ATGCCCGCAGGTAGCATTCTCGTTGCTGATGACGACACCGCCATCCGCACGGTTCTCAATCAGGCACTTTCCCGCGCCGGCTATGAAGTGCGGCTGACCGGCAATGCCGCCACGCTGTGGCGGTGGGTCAGCCAGGGGGAGGGCGATCTCGTCATCACCGACGTGGTGATGCCGGACGAGAACGCCTTCGACCTGTTGCCGCGGATCAAGAAGATGCGGCCGAATCTGCCGGTCATCGTCATGAGCGCGCAAAACACCTTCATGACGGCGATCCGCGCCTCCGAGCGCGGAGCGTACGAGTACCTGCCGAAGCCTTTCGACCTGAAAGAGCTGATCGCCATCGTCGGCCGCGCGCTCGCCGAGCCGAAGGAGCGCACGCCCAGTCCCGACGAGGACGCCGAGATGGAGGCGATCCCGCTGGTCGGCCGCTCGCCGGCGATGCAGGAAATCTACCGCGTGCTCGCGCGCCTGATGCAGACCGATCTGACTGTGATGATCACGGGCGAATCTGGCACCGGCAAGGAGCTGGTGGCGCGCGCGCTGCACGACTACGGCAAGCGCCGCAACGGGCCGTTCGTTGCCGTCAACATGGCGGCGATCCCGCGCGACCTCATCGAATCGGAATTGTTCGGCCATGAGCGCGGTGCCTTCACCGGCGCCAACACCCGCGCCTCCGGCCGCTTCGAGCAGGCCGAGGGCGGCACGCTGTTCCTCGACGAGATCGGCGACATGCCGATGGAGGCGCAAACGCGTCTTCTGCGCGTGCTCCAGCAGGGCGAGTACACCACGGTCGGCGGTCGCACCCCGATCAAGACAGACGTGCGCATCGTCGCTGCCTCCAACAAGGATCTGCGCGTCCTGATCCAGCAGGGGCTGTTCCGGGAAGACCTGTTCTTCCGCCTCAATGTCGTGCCGCTGCGGCTGCCGCCGTTGCGCGAGCGCATCGAAGATCTGCCGGATCTCGTGCGTCACTTCTTCGCGCTCGCCGAGAAGGACGGCCTGCCGCCAAAGAAGCTGGATGCGCTGGCACTGGAGCGGCTGAAGCAGCACCGCTGGCCGGGCAATGTGCGCGAGCTCGAGAACCTCGCCCGGCGCCTTGCGGCGCTCTACCCTCAGGACGTGATCACGTCCTCGGTCATCGATGGCGAGCTGGCGCCGCCATCGGTCAGCCCGGGCACAGCGGTCCAGCAGGGCGTCGACAATCTCGGCGGGGCCGTGGAGGCCTATCTGTCCTCGCACTTCCAGGGGTTTCCGAACGGCATGCCGCCGCCGGGCCTCTATCACCGCATTCTCAAGGAAATCGAGGTGCCGCTGCTCACGGCCGCTCTGGCCGCTACCCGCGGCAACCAAATCCGCGCCGCGGACCTGCTCGGCCTCAACCGCAACACGCTGCGCAAGAAGATTCGGGATCTGGATATCCAGGTCTACCGCAGCGGAGGCTAG
- a CDS encoding PAS domain-containing sensor histidine kinase: MTSADTSAASFDTAPPEEPRRWSLSRWLAPFAVGLALLSAFLTFVVLTGLTSIEPTPEVVRSFLLINAGTILLLVGIIIREVWQMIQARRRGRAAARLHVQIVGLFSIVAVLPAVLVAVVANVTIERGLDRLFSGPTKEVIQNSLIIARAYMQEHAQLIRGDIIGMANDVSRASLLFDRDRQSFLQLLTAGAAARNLPGAMIMGKDANPILSAETGGIPLAFAPPNPEFLKNVNENEPEIAVLPDQNLVAAVIRLRSFNDTFFLYVARQLDPRVVDQLKQTELSVAEYAQIESRRLGIQVAFALMFAVIALTILMASVLIGFNFANSLVAPIRRLMNAAHTVSTGNLHVQVPVHKSEGDLAQLGETFNKMTQELRSQRDELVNASDLIDSRRRFIEAVLSSASAGIIGVDASGSVGILNRSAEKLIGHAESETLGHPLSDVLPELDEMMKTAREGTQRLVQGQITITRDGQERNLSVRVSAEKTSQPRDSYIITLDDITELVSAQRTSAWGDVARRIAHEIKNPLTPIQLSAERIRRKFGKTITEDKDKQIFDQCTDTIVRQVDDIRRMVDEFSRFARMPKPVMEGEDVADTVRQAVFLMKVAHPELDIETEFREDPLRAQFDRRLISQAVTNIVKNATEAIEQVPPEELGRGRIDVVVSREGEDVLIDVVDNGIGLPKVARSRLLEPYVTTRAKGTGLGLAIVGRVLEDHGGRIELKDAADFREGQRGAWMRMRFAISGHPKKIEVAETAPAATAQDTKEPAGGTKEPAEKTNDSTKIEASTGN, from the coding sequence ATGACCAGCGCAGATACCTCGGCCGCATCCTTTGACACGGCCCCACCCGAAGAGCCCAGACGCTGGTCGTTGAGCCGGTGGCTGGCACCTTTTGCGGTCGGCCTGGCGCTGCTGTCGGCCTTCCTGACCTTCGTCGTCCTGACCGGCCTGACCAGCATCGAACCCACGCCCGAGGTCGTCAGATCCTTCCTGCTGATCAACGCTGGGACCATCCTGCTGCTGGTCGGCATCATCATCCGCGAGGTCTGGCAGATGATCCAGGCCCGCCGGCGGGGCAGGGCCGCGGCGCGGCTGCATGTCCAGATCGTCGGCCTGTTCTCGATCGTCGCGGTGCTGCCGGCGGTACTGGTTGCGGTCGTCGCCAACGTCACCATCGAGCGCGGCCTCGACCGCCTGTTCTCGGGACCGACCAAGGAGGTCATTCAGAACTCGCTGATTATCGCGCGCGCCTACATGCAGGAGCACGCGCAGCTCATTCGCGGCGACATCATCGGCATGGCCAACGACGTCTCGCGCGCCTCGCTGCTGTTCGACCGCGATCGGCAGTCCTTCCTGCAGCTCCTGACGGCGGGGGCGGCGGCCAGAAACCTGCCGGGCGCGATGATCATGGGCAAGGACGCCAATCCGATCCTGTCGGCGGAAACCGGCGGCATCCCGCTCGCCTTCGCGCCGCCAAATCCTGAATTCTTGAAGAACGTCAACGAGAACGAGCCCGAGATCGCGGTCCTGCCCGACCAGAATCTGGTCGCCGCCGTGATCAGGCTGAGGTCCTTCAACGACACCTTCTTCCTCTATGTCGCCCGCCAGCTCGACCCGCGCGTGGTGGACCAGCTCAAGCAGACCGAGCTCAGCGTCGCCGAATACGCCCAGATCGAGTCGCGCCGGCTCGGCATCCAGGTCGCGTTCGCGCTAATGTTCGCGGTGATCGCGCTCACCATCCTGATGGCGTCGGTGCTGATCGGGTTCAACTTCGCCAACTCGCTGGTGGCGCCGATCCGGCGGCTGATGAACGCGGCCCATACGGTTTCGACCGGTAACCTGCATGTCCAGGTGCCCGTGCACAAATCCGAAGGCGATCTCGCGCAGCTAGGCGAGACCTTCAACAAGATGACGCAGGAATTGCGCAGCCAGCGCGACGAGCTCGTTAACGCCAGCGATCTCATCGACAGCCGCCGCCGCTTCATCGAGGCGGTGCTGTCCTCGGCGAGTGCCGGCATCATCGGCGTCGATGCGTCCGGCAGCGTCGGCATCCTCAACCGCTCGGCCGAGAAGCTGATCGGGCACGCCGAATCCGAGACGCTCGGCCATCCGCTCTCCGACGTGCTGCCCGAGCTCGACGAGATGATGAAGACGGCGCGGGAAGGGACGCAGCGCCTGGTGCAGGGCCAGATCACCATCACGCGCGATGGGCAGGAGCGCAATTTGTCGGTCCGCGTCAGCGCCGAGAAGACCAGCCAGCCGCGCGACAGCTACATCATCACGCTCGACGACATCACCGAGCTCGTCTCGGCGCAGCGGACCTCGGCGTGGGGCGACGTGGCCCGCCGCATCGCCCACGAGATCAAGAACCCGCTGACGCCGATCCAGCTCTCCGCCGAGCGCATCCGGCGCAAGTTCGGCAAGACCATCACCGAGGACAAGGATAAGCAAATCTTCGACCAGTGCACCGACACCATCGTGCGCCAGGTCGACGACATCCGCCGCATGGTCGACGAGTTCTCGCGTTTCGCGCGCATGCCGAAGCCGGTGATGGAGGGCGAGGACGTCGCCGACACCGTGCGGCAGGCCGTGTTCCTGATGAAGGTGGCGCATCCCGAGCTCGACATCGAGACCGAGTTCAGGGAGGATCCGCTACGCGCGCAGTTCGACCGGCGACTGATCTCGCAGGCGGTCACCAACATCGTCAAGAACGCCACGGAAGCGATCGAGCAGGTCCCGCCCGAGGAGCTGGGCCGCGGCCGCATTGACGTCGTGGTATCGCGCGAAGGCGAGGACGTCCTGATCGACGTCGTCGACAACGGTATCGGCCTGCCCAAGGTCGCGCGCTCGCGGCTCTTGGAGCCCTATGTGACGACTCGCGCCAAGGGCACCGGCCTTGGGCTTGCGATCGTCGGCCGCGTGCTGGAGGACCATGGCGGGCGCATCGAATTGAAGGACGCCGCGGACTTCCGCGAGGGCCAGCGCGGTGCCTGGATGCGGATGCGCTTTGCGATCTCCGGCCATCCCAAGAAGATCGAGGTCGCGGAGACGGCACCAGCCGCGACGGCCCAGGACACAAAAGAACCGGCAGGCGGAACCAAAGAGCCGGCCGAAAAGACTAATGACTCAACGAAAATCGAAGCCTCAACAGGCAACTGA
- a CDS encoding sigma-54 dependent transcriptional regulator yields MASEILIVDDEADIRDLVAGILEDEGFVTRTARDSDTALAEIANRRPHLVFLDIWLQGSKLDGLQLLEQVKKDNADLPVVMISGHGNIETAVAAIKRGAYDFIEKPFKADRLILVATRALENSRLKREVKELKQLAPSASQLVGRSPSMNQLRQTIERAAKANSRILIVGPAGAGKELTARTLHAASGRADGPFVVINAAAITPERMEHELFGIEQTNGEQPRKSGALEEAHGGTLFIDEIADMPRETQNKILRVLVEQSFQRVGGTAKVQVDVRIISSTARNLEEEIAAGHFREDLYHRLSVVPIRVPALSERREDIPELIDYFMEQISAGSGLPKRQIGQDAMAVLQSHVWPGNVRQLRNNVERVMILAAGGPEVIITADMLPQDVGSMVPAMPTSNNGEHIMGLPLREAREVFERDYLIAQISRFSGNISRTAEFVGMERSALHRKLKALGVG; encoded by the coding sequence ATGGCTAGTGAAATTCTGATTGTCGATGATGAGGCCGATATTCGGGATCTCGTTGCGGGCATTCTCGAGGACGAGGGGTTCGTGACCCGGACCGCGCGCGACAGCGATACGGCGCTCGCCGAAATCGCCAACCGCAGACCGCATCTGGTGTTTCTCGACATCTGGCTGCAGGGCTCCAAGCTGGACGGATTGCAGCTCCTCGAGCAGGTCAAGAAGGACAATGCCGACCTGCCGGTCGTCATGATCTCGGGCCACGGCAACATCGAGACCGCGGTGGCCGCGATCAAGCGGGGCGCCTACGACTTCATCGAGAAGCCGTTCAAGGCAGACCGCCTGATCCTGGTGGCGACACGCGCGCTGGAAAACTCCCGGCTCAAGCGCGAGGTCAAGGAGCTGAAGCAACTCGCGCCGAGCGCAAGCCAGCTCGTCGGCCGCTCGCCCAGCATGAACCAACTCCGCCAGACCATCGAGCGTGCGGCCAAGGCTAATAGCCGCATCCTGATCGTCGGCCCCGCCGGCGCCGGCAAAGAGCTCACCGCGCGCACGCTGCACGCGGCCTCCGGCCGCGCCGATGGTCCGTTCGTGGTGATCAACGCGGCGGCGATCACGCCCGAGCGCATGGAGCACGAGCTGTTCGGCATCGAGCAGACCAACGGCGAGCAGCCGCGCAAATCGGGCGCGCTCGAAGAGGCCCATGGCGGCACGCTGTTCATCGACGAGATCGCGGACATGCCGCGCGAGACCCAGAACAAGATCCTGCGCGTGCTGGTCGAGCAGTCGTTCCAGCGCGTCGGTGGCACCGCCAAGGTGCAGGTCGACGTGCGCATCATCTCCTCAACCGCGCGCAACCTGGAGGAGGAGATCGCGGCCGGCCATTTCCGCGAGGACCTCTATCATCGCCTCTCGGTGGTGCCGATCCGCGTGCCTGCGCTGTCGGAGCGGCGCGAGGATATTCCGGAATTGATCGATTATTTCATGGAGCAGATCTCGGCCGGCAGCGGCCTGCCCAAGCGCCAGATCGGGCAGGACGCTATGGCGGTGCTGCAATCGCACGTCTGGCCCGGCAATGTGCGCCAGCTCCGCAACAACGTTGAGAGAGTCATGATTCTCGCCGCAGGCGGTCCGGAGGTGATCATCACCGCCGACATGCTGCCGCAGGACGTCGGCTCCATGGTGCCGGCGATGCCGACCAGCAACAATGGCGAGCACATCATGGGCCTGCCGCTGCGCGAGGCGCGGGAAGTGTTCGAACGCGACTATCTAATTGCGCAGATCAGCCGCTTTTCCGGCAATATCTCGCGCACGGCTGAGTTCGTCGGCATGGAGCGCTCGGCCCTACACCGGAAGTTGAAGGCCCTCGGCGTCGGTTGA
- the hflX gene encoding GTPase HflX: MEPRNFDGDADRPRSAGAKPTGRVLVIGPYTRVRAGGADAQSDGHVLRDAEARLDEAAGLARAIDLVIADAIIAPISQIRPATYIGKGKVEEITGLIKSLEVDLVVMDCALSPIQQRNLEKAWNAKVLDRTGLILEIFGRRAKTKEGALQVELAHLNYQRSRLVRSWTHLERQRGGFGFMGGPGETQIEADRRLISERISRLENELRKVQATRRLHRAGRQRVPYRVVALVGYTNAGKSTLFNRLTRADVQAADMLFATLDPTLRALNLPHGGKAMLSDTVGFISNLPTQLVAAFRATLEEVLEADVILHVRDISHEDAEAQQSDVDAVLRQLGINPDDSGRIIEVWNKVDRFDAEQREELLNIAARRPADHPAMLVSATSGEGIDALLVTIEERLATKRTTLDLSIDAADGAGISWLHRNSEVLAKELHDGRFDMTVRVDETKRDLVVSRFDAVPHHAA, from the coding sequence TTGGAACCCCGGAATTTCGACGGGGATGCCGACCGTCCGCGGTCGGCAGGGGCTAAACCGACGGGGCGGGTGCTGGTCATCGGCCCCTACACGCGGGTGCGCGCGGGCGGAGCCGACGCGCAATCGGACGGTCATGTCCTGCGCGATGCAGAAGCCCGGCTCGACGAAGCCGCGGGCCTTGCGCGCGCGATTGATCTCGTCATTGCGGATGCCATCATCGCGCCGATCAGCCAGATCCGGCCTGCGACCTATATCGGCAAGGGCAAGGTCGAAGAGATTACCGGGCTGATCAAGAGCCTGGAGGTCGACCTCGTCGTGATGGACTGTGCGCTGTCGCCCATCCAGCAGCGCAATCTCGAGAAGGCGTGGAACGCCAAGGTGCTCGACCGCACCGGGCTGATCCTCGAGATCTTCGGCCGCCGCGCCAAGACCAAGGAAGGCGCGCTCCAGGTCGAGCTCGCGCATCTGAACTATCAGCGCTCGCGCCTGGTGCGATCCTGGACCCATCTCGAACGCCAGCGCGGCGGCTTCGGCTTCATGGGCGGCCCCGGTGAGACCCAGATCGAGGCCGACCGCCGTCTGATCTCCGAGCGCATTTCCAGGCTCGAGAACGAATTGAGGAAAGTGCAGGCGACGCGCCGCCTGCACCGCGCCGGCCGCCAGCGCGTGCCGTATCGCGTCGTGGCGCTGGTCGGCTACACCAATGCCGGCAAGTCGACGCTGTTCAACCGCCTGACGCGCGCGGACGTGCAGGCCGCCGACATGCTGTTCGCCACGCTCGATCCGACCCTGCGCGCGCTCAACTTGCCGCATGGCGGCAAGGCGATGCTGTCCGACACCGTCGGTTTCATTTCAAATCTGCCGACGCAGCTCGTGGCCGCCTTCCGCGCGACGCTGGAGGAGGTGCTGGAAGCCGACGTCATCCTGCACGTCCGCGACATCTCGCATGAGGACGCCGAGGCGCAGCAGAGCGACGTCGATGCGGTGCTGCGCCAGCTCGGCATCAACCCCGACGACTCCGGCCGCATCATCGAGGTCTGGAACAAGGTCGATCGCTTCGATGCGGAGCAGCGCGAGGAGTTGCTCAACATCGCCGCGCGCCGGCCGGCCGATCATCCGGCGATGCTGGTCTCGGCCACCTCAGGCGAGGGGATCGACGCGCTGCTCGTCACGATCGAGGAGCGGCTCGCGACCAAGCGCACCACGCTCGACCTGTCGATCGACGCCGCCGACGGTGCCGGAATCTCCTGGTTGCACCGCAATTCGGAGGTGCTGGCGAAAGAGCTGCACGACGGCCGCTTCGACATGACCGTGCGCGTGGACGAGACCAAGCGTGACCTCGTGGTGTCGCGGTTCGATGCCGTGCCGCATCACGCGGCATAG
- the hfq gene encoding RNA chaperone Hfq, whose product MAADRAQNLQDTFLNHVRKTKTPLTIFLVNGVKLQGIVTWFDNFCLLLRRDGHSQLVYKHAISTIMPGAPIQLFEGGEDQPA is encoded by the coding sequence ATGGCGGCAGACCGCGCACAAAACCTACAGGACACCTTCCTTAATCACGTTCGCAAAACCAAGACGCCACTGACGATCTTTCTGGTCAACGGAGTGAAGCTCCAGGGCATCGTGACCTGGTTCGACAATTTCTGTTTGCTGCTCCGGCGCGACGGTCACTCGCAGCTTGTCTACAAGCATGCGATCTCGACCATCATGCCGGGAGCTCCGATCCAGTTGTTCGAAGGCGGCGAGGACCAGCCGGCTTGA
- the mazG gene encoding nucleoside triphosphate pyrophosphohydrolase, which translates to MTPSRDISRLIEIMAALRTPVTGCPWDLEQNFATIAPYTIEEAYEVADAITRGDLDDLREELGDLLLQVVYHARMAEEQNAFAFGDVVEAITRKMIRRHPHVFADMDGNLAPAHVTEVWDRIKAEEKAERAARRPPEETSHKSLLSSVKAGQPALTRAMELQRKASTVGFDWNDPRAVLQKIREEADEIEAALDRNDKQELAEETGDLLFALVNLARHIDADPESALRTTNAKFERRFAYIERALQAQGRTLEQASLAEMDALWNTAKGEEKKAPAVEKSKQARR; encoded by the coding sequence ATGACCCCTTCCCGCGACATTTCACGCCTGATCGAGATCATGGCGGCGCTGCGCACGCCGGTGACCGGCTGCCCCTGGGACCTCGAGCAGAATTTTGCGACGATCGCCCCCTACACGATCGAGGAGGCATATGAGGTCGCCGACGCGATCACGCGAGGCGATCTCGACGATCTGCGCGAGGAGCTTGGGGATCTCCTGTTGCAGGTCGTGTACCATGCCCGGATGGCCGAGGAGCAGAATGCGTTCGCGTTCGGTGACGTCGTCGAGGCCATCACCCGCAAGATGATCCGACGCCACCCTCATGTGTTCGCCGACATGGACGGCAACCTCGCGCCCGCCCACGTCACGGAAGTCTGGGATCGCATCAAGGCCGAGGAGAAAGCCGAGCGCGCCGCGCGGCGGCCGCCGGAGGAGACCTCGCACAAGTCGCTCTTGTCGAGCGTGAAGGCCGGCCAGCCGGCGCTGACGCGCGCCATGGAGCTGCAGCGCAAGGCCTCAACCGTCGGCTTCGACTGGAACGATCCGCGCGCCGTGCTGCAAAAGATCCGCGAGGAAGCCGACGAGATCGAGGCGGCGCTGGACCGCAACGACAAGCAGGAGCTGGCAGAAGAAACCGGCGATCTCCTGTTCGCGCTGGTCAACCTCGCCCGCCATATCGACGCCGATCCGGAAAGCGCGCTACGGACCACCAACGCGAAATTCGAACGCCGCTTTGCCTATATCGAGCGCGCCCTGCAAGCGCAGGGCCGAACGCTGGAGCAGGCGTCGTTGGCGGAGATGGACGCGCTGTGGAATACGGCGAAGGGCGAGGAGAAGAAGGCTCCAGCAGTCGAGAAAAGCAAACAAGCCCGTCGCTAA
- the queC gene encoding 7-cyano-7-deazaguanine synthase QueC: protein MSDAFSSETALVLFSGGQDSTTCLAWALSRFARVETLGFEYGQRHAIELACRERLIDGLKAVRAEWADKLGESHTLSIPTLAAMSETALTRDVEIAMGADGLPNTFVPGRNLVFLTFAAALAYRRGITHIVGGMCETDYSGYPDCRDETIRAMQAALSLGMAKTFELHTPLMWIDKAATWKLAHDLGGDALVDLIREQSHTCYLGERGAQHDWGYGCGECPACSLRAKGWAEYVAAR, encoded by the coding sequence ATGAGCGACGCATTTTCATCCGAAACCGCGCTGGTGCTGTTCTCGGGCGGCCAGGATTCCACAACCTGCCTTGCCTGGGCGCTGAGCCGCTTTGCGCGCGTGGAAACGCTGGGGTTCGAATACGGCCAGCGCCACGCGATCGAGCTCGCCTGCCGGGAACGGCTTATAGACGGCCTCAAGGCGGTGCGCGCGGAGTGGGCGGACAAGCTCGGCGAGAGCCACACGCTGTCGATTCCGACGCTCGCGGCCATGTCCGAGACCGCACTGACGCGCGACGTCGAAATCGCGATGGGGGCGGATGGCCTGCCGAACACTTTCGTGCCCGGCCGCAACCTGGTGTTCCTGACTTTTGCCGCAGCGCTGGCCTACCGTCGCGGCATCACTCACATAGTCGGTGGCATGTGCGAGACCGATTATTCCGGCTATCCCGATTGCCGCGACGAGACCATCCGTGCCATGCAGGCCGCGCTCTCGCTCGGCATGGCGAAAACGTTTGAGCTGCATACGCCGTTGATGTGGATCGACAAGGCCGCGACCTGGAAGCTGGCGCATGACCTCGGCGGCGACGCGCTCGTCGACCTCATCCGCGAGCAGTCCCACACCTGCTATCTCGGCGAACGCGGCGCGCAGCACGATTGGGGCTATGGCTGCGGGGAGTGCCCCGCGTGCAGCCTGCGGGCGAAGGGATGGGCGGAGTACGTGGCGGCACGCTGA
- a CDS encoding nitrile hydratase accessory protein yields MSSTAAAAATAAIPSIPRDDDGPVFRAPWEAHAFAMALTLHDRGLFTWPEWAAALADEIKRAQAAGDPDTGETYYLHWLATLEKLVASKGVTSAEALHRYRDAWDHAADRTPHGKPIELTPEDFAR; encoded by the coding sequence ATGAGCAGCACGGCTGCGGCCGCCGCGACCGCGGCGATTCCGAGCATTCCGCGCGATGACGACGGCCCGGTGTTCCGCGCGCCATGGGAAGCGCACGCCTTCGCGATGGCGCTCACCCTGCACGACCGCGGCCTGTTCACCTGGCCCGAATGGGCCGCCGCGCTCGCCGACGAGATCAAGCGGGCGCAAGCCGCGGGCGATCCCGACACCGGCGAGACCTACTATCTGCACTGGCTCGCCACGCTGGAAAAGCTCGTCGCAAGCAAGGGCGTCACTTCCGCGGAGGCCTTGCATCGTTACCGCGACGCCTGGGACCACGCCGCCGACCGCACCCCGCACGGCAAGCCGATCGAGCTGACGCCGGAGGATTTTGCGCGGTAG
- a CDS encoding nitrogen regulation protein NR(II): MSSAADHRRPLSSESDAILDALPNPVLTIGPDGKIVAANIATEAFFEISTQFLKRQSLKELVPFGSPLLALIDQVRSSNSPVNEYKVDLGTPRMGGDRQVDLHVAPLTERPGHIVVMLQERTIADKMDRQLTHRSAARSVIALAAMLAHEIKNPLSGIRGAAQLLEQQASSEDRMLTRLICDEADRIVTLVDRMEVFGDERPVVRGPVNIHSVLDHVKRLAQSGFARNIRFIEDYDPSLPPVLANQDQLIQVFLNLVKNAAEALIDVPDAEIQLTTAFRPGVRLSVPGQKSRVSLPLEFCVKDNGPGVPDDLLPNLFDPFVTTKQTGSGLGLALVAKIIGDHGGIIECESQPRKTTFRVLMPMYSTSLKHADQSSHADSAGKSSPASQGAK, from the coding sequence ATGAGCTCAGCCGCTGACCATCGTCGGCCGCTTTCGTCCGAGAGCGACGCCATCCTCGATGCCTTGCCCAATCCCGTGCTCACGATCGGGCCTGACGGCAAGATCGTCGCCGCCAACATCGCAACTGAAGCCTTCTTCGAGATCTCGACGCAATTCCTGAAGCGGCAGTCGCTGAAGGAGTTGGTGCCGTTCGGAAGCCCCTTGCTGGCGCTGATCGATCAGGTCCGCTCCTCCAATTCGCCTGTCAATGAATACAAGGTCGACCTCGGCACGCCGCGCATGGGCGGCGACCGTCAAGTCGACCTCCATGTCGCACCGCTGACGGAACGGCCCGGCCATATCGTGGTGATGCTCCAGGAGCGTACCATCGCCGACAAGATGGACCGCCAGCTCACCCATCGCAGTGCCGCGCGCTCGGTGATCGCGCTGGCCGCGATGCTTGCGCATGAGATCAAGAATCCGCTCTCCGGCATCCGCGGCGCGGCGCAGCTTCTCGAGCAGCAGGCCTCGTCCGAGGACCGCATGCTGACTCGGCTGATCTGCGACGAGGCCGACCGAATCGTGACGCTGGTGGACCGCATGGAGGTGTTCGGCGACGAACGGCCCGTGGTGCGTGGCCCGGTCAACATCCATTCCGTACTCGATCACGTGAAGCGACTGGCGCAGTCCGGCTTTGCCCGCAACATCCGCTTCATCGAGGACTACGATCCCTCGCTGCCGCCGGTTCTGGCCAACCAGGACCAGCTCATCCAGGTGTTCCTCAACCTGGTGAAGAATGCCGCCGAAGCCCTGATCGACGTCCCCGACGCCGAGATCCAGCTCACCACCGCGTTCCGTCCCGGCGTCCGCCTGTCAGTGCCCGGTCAAAAATCCCGGGTATCGCTGCCGCTTGAATTCTGCGTCAAGGACAATGGACCAGGCGTGCCGGACGATCTTCTGCCCAACCTGTTCGATCCCTTCGTGACCACCAAGCAGACCGGCTCGGGTCTGGGCCTCGCGCTGGTCGCGAAAATCATCGGTGATCACGGGGGCATCATCGAATGCGAGTCTCAGCCGCGCAAGACCACCTTCCGCGTGCTGATGCCGATGTACTCGACGTCTCTCAAACACGCCGATCAAAGCAGCCACGCCGACTCTGCCGGGAAGTCGTCGCCTGCGTCACAGGGGGCAAAATGA
- the nthB gene encoding nitrile hydratase subunit beta has protein sequence MNGVHDMGGMDGFGKVEPEPNEPMFHADWEARVLAMVRAMGAAGAFNIDTSRFYRETLPPHVYLASSYYKKWFLGLEEMLIEKGYLTREDVAAGHAVQPAKALKHGKFDLDDIERVMVRGKFARPAPAPAKFNIGDRVRAKNIHPTTHTRLPRYVRGHVGVIELNHGCHVFPDSAAMDLGENPQWLYTVVFEGRDLWGTDGDPTSKVSIDAFEPYLDPA, from the coding sequence ATGAACGGCGTACACGACATGGGCGGCATGGACGGCTTCGGCAAGGTCGAGCCCGAGCCCAACGAGCCGATGTTCCACGCAGATTGGGAAGCCCGCGTGCTGGCGATGGTGCGCGCGATGGGCGCCGCCGGCGCCTTCAACATCGACACCTCGCGCTTCTATCGCGAGACGCTGCCGCCACACGTGTACCTCGCGAGCTCCTACTACAAGAAGTGGTTCCTCGGCCTCGAGGAGATGCTGATCGAGAAGGGCTATCTCACCAGGGAGGATGTCGCCGCCGGTCACGCGGTGCAGCCGGCGAAGGCGCTCAAGCACGGTAAGTTCGATCTCGACGATATCGAGCGCGTGATGGTGCGCGGCAAGTTCGCCCGCCCTGCCCCGGCGCCGGCCAAATTCAACATCGGCGACCGCGTGCGCGCGAAGAACATTCATCCGACCACGCATACGAGGCTGCCGCGCTATGTCCGCGGGCATGTCGGCGTGATTGAGCTGAACCATGGCTGTCACGTGTTCCCGGACTCTGCGGCGATGGACCTCGGCGAGAATCCGCAGTGGCTCTACACGGTTGTGTTCGAGGGCCGCGATCTCTGGGGCACCGACGGTGATCCGACCTCGAAGGTCTCGATCGACGCCTTCGAGCCCTATCTGGACCCGGCGTGA